In Colwellia sp. PAMC 20917, a single genomic region encodes these proteins:
- the apt gene encoding adenine phosphoribosyltransferase: MLTMTDTELSLLQNSIHAVPDYPKPGILFRDITGLLDDPAAYQLTIDLFAAKYKDSGFTKIIGTEARGFLFGAPLALALGISFIPVRKPGKLPRATISQSYQLEYGTDTLEIHQDALTADDKILIVDDLLATGGTIEATLTLAKKLGAEVTDAAFVISLPDLGGEKRLTDLGLSIYSLLQYNGD; encoded by the coding sequence ATGCTAACGATGACCGATACTGAACTCTCTCTTTTACAAAACTCTATTCACGCCGTACCTGATTATCCTAAACCAGGCATTTTATTTCGTGATATTACCGGCTTGCTTGATGATCCTGCTGCTTACCAGTTAACCATAGATTTATTTGCTGCTAAATATAAAGATTCTGGCTTTACTAAAATTATTGGTACTGAAGCTCGTGGCTTTCTTTTTGGTGCACCTTTGGCACTAGCGCTTGGTATTAGCTTTATTCCTGTTCGCAAACCTGGCAAGTTGCCAAGAGCGACAATTAGCCAAAGTTACCAACTTGAATATGGAACAGACACCTTAGAAATTCATCAAGATGCACTAACCGCAGATGATAAAATTTTGATAGTCGATGATCTACTTGCCACCGGTGGCACCATTGAAGCAACATTAACGCTTGCTAAAAAGCTTGGCGCAGAAGTTACAGATGCTGCATTTGTTATTTCATTACCTGATTTAGGCGGTGAAAAACGTTTAACGGATCTTGGCTTATCGATTTATTCTTTACTGCAATATAACGGCGATTAG
- a CDS encoding response regulator yields MVILLADDKQNVLDFITPLLEQQGHIVETAGNGLAAFEKAQQQHFDLYIIDHLMPFMNGIQLSKNLQKKPATANTPIIFMTTQNTTDVIALTRSLYFQAIIAKPINENSLLNAVNEINQLNNTNTSRYSL; encoded by the coding sequence ATGGTTATATTACTCGCTGATGATAAGCAAAACGTTTTAGATTTTATTACCCCGTTACTCGAACAACAGGGTCATATTGTTGAAACTGCCGGCAATGGTTTAGCTGCCTTTGAAAAGGCGCAACAGCAGCATTTTGACCTCTATATTATTGACCATCTTATGCCTTTTATGAACGGTATTCAGTTAAGTAAAAACCTTCAAAAAAAGCCTGCTACCGCTAACACTCCTATCATTTTTATGACAACTCAAAATACTACCGATGTCATTGCTTTAACTCGCTCACTCTATTTCCAAGCCATTATTGCCAAGCCTATTAATGAAAACAGTTTGTTAAATGCGGTAAATGAAATAAATCAATTAAATAATACCAATACAAGTCGTTATTCACTGTAA
- a CDS encoding IS4 family transposase, producing MPLDYDFHSLEAFTPEHFNSLSEVLSPDLIDKCLKESGIVTLRKRRLPLEMMVWSIVGMSIFRHLPMSDIVNQLDIMLPGKRPFVAPSAVVQARQRLGAEVVERIFNQTQQLWHEKTPSPTFCGLKLLGVDGVVWRTPDTKENEEAFGKLHNDKRESAYPQIRMVCQMELTSHLLTASAFDKVSTNEMCLAADLIPSTPDNSLTLFDKGFYSLGLLNQWRTTGDERHWLVPLKKGTQFEVIRKYSNRDQIILLKTSPQARKKWLNLPSTMEARLVKRTINGKVYSILTSMTDPLRYPVADIADLYSHRWEIELGFREMKQYMLKNQLTLRSKKPEMIEQELWGVLLAYNLIRFQMAKMAHSLKDVMPYQLSFNRASAYIIQELTMLPFVSPGKIPSVLNSLLDMAEAFVLPERRDRSYPRIVKARPKRYPEKRSKKMPVSS from the coding sequence ATGCCTTTAGATTATGATTTTCACTCACTTGAGGCTTTTACGCCTGAGCATTTTAATTCCTTATCTGAAGTACTATCACCAGATTTAATCGACAAATGCCTTAAAGAGTCAGGCATCGTAACATTAAGAAAACGCAGGTTACCTCTTGAAATGATGGTTTGGAGTATCGTGGGAATGTCGATATTTAGGCACCTTCCGATGAGTGACATCGTGAATCAACTCGATATCATGCTTCCAGGGAAACGCCCGTTTGTGGCACCGAGTGCTGTTGTCCAGGCGAGACAACGATTAGGTGCAGAAGTCGTTGAGCGCATATTTAATCAGACTCAACAGCTTTGGCATGAAAAAACACCATCACCTACTTTTTGTGGATTGAAACTACTCGGCGTTGATGGTGTTGTTTGGCGAACGCCAGATACCAAAGAAAACGAAGAGGCTTTCGGTAAGTTGCATAACGACAAGCGTGAATCAGCTTATCCCCAAATTAGAATGGTATGCCAAATGGAGTTAACCAGCCATTTATTAACCGCCTCTGCATTCGATAAAGTTTCTACAAATGAAATGTGTTTAGCCGCCGATTTAATCCCATCGACTCCCGACAACTCTTTAACACTATTTGATAAAGGTTTTTATTCGCTTGGTTTACTTAATCAATGGCGAACTACGGGTGATGAGCGCCATTGGCTAGTACCTTTGAAAAAAGGGACACAGTTTGAAGTCATCCGTAAATATAGTAATAGAGACCAAATAATCCTTTTAAAAACATCACCTCAAGCCAGAAAAAAGTGGTTGAATTTACCTTCCACAATGGAGGCACGGTTAGTGAAACGTACGATTAATGGAAAGGTCTATTCAATTTTGACGTCAATGACGGATCCATTACGGTACCCTGTTGCCGACATCGCAGATTTGTATTCACATCGCTGGGAAATAGAATTAGGTTTTAGAGAAATGAAACAGTATATGCTTAAGAATCAGCTGACCTTAAGAAGCAAAAAACCAGAGATGATAGAGCAAGAATTATGGGGTGTTTTACTTGCCTATAATTTAATTCGATTTCAAATGGCTAAAATGGCACATAGCTTAAAAGACGTGATGCCCTATCAGCTTAGCTTTAACCGTGCATCGGCTTATATCATTCAAGAGTTAACGATGTTGCCATTTGTCTCGCCAGGAAAAATTCCTTCCGTACTCAATAGTTTACTTGATATGGCTGAGGCATTTGTCTTACCCGAACGGCGGGATAGGAGTTATCCGAGAATAGTTAAGGCTAGGCCTAAAAGATATCCAGAAAAAAGAAGCAAAAAAATGCCTGTCAGTTCTTAA
- a CDS encoding tetratricopeptide repeat protein — protein sequence MNKIFISILIIGSVTIAHLPLSPVAYAIGAEQSERSERKTQLVGPSVGKKVAKAFEAYGVEAEDGSNIDNALTLLLDINAKKDYDIAFLDRFIGVMYAQKSDEKNAIIYLNKALAPDILNEKEQADSLKLVGDLQMQVQGYKEALVAYDAWMKFTGESDGNVWIKIAQANLELKQYAKVIPAADNAIAVFGDKKNQNPHVLKLNSYYERKMFKECVDVLETAVQLFPEVKLFWTQLASFYAMVEDYPKSLQTLDLAYKQGYLDKENEIKMLANLYAQSQIPHKAAVLMEKYIDSGVVPRDDKNLFTLANSWHAAQHIGKAAAYYGELAKMTNLSKHYSKQGMLLNQDEQFAKAIVALKKAIEIGVSNEGRLNQSIAESYFYLEDYKQASVYVQKALKDPKSRRTAKGWVTYIKDTAARKNVSI from the coding sequence ATGAATAAGATTTTTATATCTATATTGATCATAGGTTCAGTAACGATTGCTCATTTGCCTTTATCTCCTGTAGCTTATGCTATAGGGGCCGAACAGAGTGAAAGATCAGAGCGTAAAACACAGCTTGTTGGTCCTTCTGTTGGTAAAAAGGTAGCCAAAGCTTTTGAAGCTTACGGCGTTGAAGCTGAAGATGGTTCTAACATCGACAATGCTCTGACTTTGCTTTTAGACATAAACGCAAAAAAAGATTATGACATTGCCTTTTTAGATCGCTTTATTGGCGTGATGTATGCGCAAAAAAGTGACGAAAAGAATGCAATTATCTATCTTAACAAAGCACTTGCACCTGATATCTTAAATGAGAAAGAGCAAGCCGACTCACTGAAACTAGTGGGTGACTTGCAGATGCAAGTACAAGGTTATAAAGAAGCGCTTGTTGCTTATGATGCTTGGATGAAATTTACAGGGGAATCTGATGGTAATGTTTGGATCAAAATAGCTCAGGCTAATTTAGAACTTAAACAATACGCTAAGGTTATTCCTGCTGCTGATAATGCTATCGCGGTTTTTGGTGATAAGAAAAACCAAAATCCACATGTTCTTAAATTAAACTCTTACTATGAACGTAAGATGTTTAAAGAATGTGTTGATGTTTTAGAAACAGCAGTGCAATTATTCCCTGAAGTTAAACTATTTTGGACTCAATTAGCCTCGTTTTATGCGATGGTTGAAGATTACCCAAAAAGTTTACAGACATTGGATCTAGCTTATAAGCAAGGTTATCTTGATAAAGAAAACGAAATTAAGATGCTTGCTAACCTGTATGCTCAAAGTCAAATTCCACATAAAGCAGCTGTTTTAATGGAAAAGTATATTGATTCGGGCGTTGTACCTCGTGATGACAAAAACCTTTTTACTTTAGCTAACAGCTGGCATGCTGCTCAGCATATAGGTAAAGCTGCTGCTTACTACGGTGAATTAGCCAAAATGACTAATTTATCTAAGCATTACAGCAAGCAAGGTATGTTGTTAAATCAAGATGAGCAATTTGCTAAAGCGATAGTTGCTTTAAAGAAAGCCATCGAGATTGGTGTTAGTAACGAAGGTCGCTTGAACCAAAGTATTGCAGAATCATACTTTTATCTTGAAGATTATAAGCAAGCCAGTGTTTATGTACAAAAAGCACTAAAAGACCCTAAGTCACGTAGAACGGCTAAAGGTTGGGTTACTTATATCAAAGATACCGCAGCACGTAAGAACGTTTCTATTTAA
- a CDS encoding energy transducer TonB, with amino-acid sequence MVRFLVSLLLGAAVTFALFSFMAFLVSSGDMTKQDPLDNIIVEVNTTPPKSAAERRQRVPPPPPPPPKTPPKPQAPEPEANNNSGGLTFNMPSVQLSGANSGMSAPGAGFGRDGDASPIVRIDPKYPQQAARDGKEGWVKLSFTITELGGVEDVEVIDSEPKRIFDREAKRALKKWRYKPKVVDGVAQRRPGLTVQLDFSMNKE; translated from the coding sequence ATGGTTCGCTTTTTAGTTTCATTACTACTAGGCGCAGCGGTTACTTTTGCACTATTTTCTTTTATGGCTTTTCTTGTTTCAAGTGGTGACATGACGAAACAAGATCCATTGGATAATATTATTGTAGAAGTTAATACTACGCCGCCTAAGTCAGCAGCAGAACGTCGACAGCGTGTACCGCCGCCGCCGCCACCGCCGCCAAAAACGCCACCTAAGCCTCAAGCTCCAGAGCCTGAAGCTAATAACAACTCAGGTGGACTAACGTTTAATATGCCTAGTGTGCAATTATCTGGTGCTAATTCAGGTATGTCTGCTCCGGGAGCTGGTTTTGGACGTGACGGTGATGCATCGCCAATCGTACGTATTGACCCTAAGTATCCACAGCAAGCCGCTCGTGATGGTAAAGAAGGCTGGGTTAAGCTTTCATTTACCATTACCGAACTTGGTGGTGTTGAAGATGTTGAAGTCATCGATTCAGAACCGAAACGTATATTTGACAGAGAGGCTAAACGCGCTTTGAAAAAATGGCGTTACAAGCCAAAAGTTGTTGACGGTGTTGCTCAACGTCGTCCTGGTTTAACTGTACAACTAGACTTTAGTATGAATAAGGAGTAA
- a CDS encoding ExbD/TolR family protein, with the protein MARKRIREDEEAVIDMTPMLDIVFIMLIFFIVTTSFVKEAGIEVNKPKAANQSKQKSANIFIAVRENGEIWLDKRRVDVERVAANIEKLLAEQPTDVVIIQADKDAKHGIVVKVMDAIKDAGIDRISIAAAKG; encoded by the coding sequence ATGGCACGTAAACGTATTCGTGAAGACGAAGAAGCAGTAATTGATATGACACCGATGCTAGACATCGTATTTATCATGCTGATCTTCTTCATAGTAACCACTTCATTTGTAAAAGAAGCTGGTATTGAAGTTAACAAACCTAAAGCCGCTAACCAAAGCAAGCAAAAATCAGCTAACATCTTTATTGCTGTTAGAGAAAATGGCGAAATTTGGTTAGATAAACGTCGCGTTGATGTCGAACGTGTTGCTGCTAACATTGAGAAGTTATTAGCAGAGCAACCAACTGATGTTGTTATCATTCAAGCAGACAAAGATGCAAAACATGGCATAGTTGTTAAAGTGATGGATGCGATTAAAGATGCAGGTATAGATAGAATTTCTATTGCTGCAGCGAAGGGGTAG
- a CDS encoding MotA/TolQ/ExbB proton channel family protein — MLFLIELWESVRSFIATGGNVLYVVAFALLLMWVMMIERYWFLSKIYPAMKDDIVNRWDARQDTTSWYAHRIRDTWISEATELLEQRMLTIRTLVAMCPLIGLLGTVTGMIGVFETMAQQGTGNPRLMAAGISMATIPTMAGMVAALSGVFFSTRLDAKVKLAKAKLIDSLPHH, encoded by the coding sequence ATGTTATTCCTGATAGAGCTTTGGGAATCTGTCAGGAGTTTTATTGCGACAGGTGGTAACGTATTATATGTTGTTGCCTTCGCTCTCTTACTGATGTGGGTAATGATGATTGAACGCTACTGGTTCTTATCAAAAATTTATCCTGCAATGAAAGACGATATCGTCAATCGTTGGGATGCACGCCAAGATACTACATCTTGGTATGCCCATCGGATTAGAGATACTTGGATCTCCGAAGCGACAGAATTACTAGAGCAACGTATGCTCACAATTAGAACCTTAGTGGCAATGTGTCCACTGATTGGATTGCTAGGTACAGTCACCGGTATGATTGGTGTGTTTGAGACAATGGCTCAACAAGGTACAGGTAATCCGCGTCTGATGGCTGCTGGTATATCAATGGCTACTATCCCGACAATGGCGGGAATGGTTGCTGCGTTATCAGGAGTGTTTTTCAGTACAAGGTTAGACGCTAAAGTTAAACTAGCAAAGGCTAAACTGATTGACAGTTTACCTCATCACTAG
- a CDS encoding MotA/TolQ/ExbB proton channel family protein: protein MRKIINFVMLAASMTVATSAVANDLDDLLKQVKNDRISEGKLDKAREAEFTSARADKQALLNKAKKELANQNTRNDRLTKEYAANDITIAQRSVELDNAKGTLGEMFGVTRAAAADAYGQIVTSIVSAEFPGRGATLDVIANSKKIPELEQLEELWIALQTEMTQSGKISQFSAEVTSLDGSTSTQTVTRIGTFNLVSADGFLNYNDEVGQIQPLAKQPAGYISSTASDFFGETSGYHPLYVDPSRGGILALETRKKVLMEFYHEGGTVGYAITVLLVIGFLIALERMIFLTTISSRIKTQEKNIEQPNDNNPLGRLIKVYHENKNVDAETLELKLDEAILRETPKIDRGINLIKMFAAIAPLMGLLGTVIGMIMTFQTITLFGTGDPKIMAGDISLALVTTALGLICALPLILIHSVVAGKSKSVLQKLDEQSAGLIAAIAEKESK, encoded by the coding sequence ATGAGAAAAATTATTAATTTTGTAATGCTTGCTGCGTCAATGACTGTAGCAACTTCAGCCGTAGCTAATGACTTGGATGATTTATTAAAGCAAGTTAAAAACGATCGAATTTCTGAAGGCAAGCTTGATAAAGCGCGCGAAGCAGAGTTCACTTCAGCTCGTGCAGACAAGCAAGCACTTTTGAATAAAGCTAAGAAAGAATTAGCCAATCAAAATACACGTAACGACCGTTTAACTAAAGAATATGCTGCTAACGATATTACTATCGCGCAACGTTCAGTTGAATTAGACAACGCTAAAGGTACTCTTGGCGAAATGTTTGGTGTTACTCGTGCTGCTGCCGCTGATGCTTACGGTCAAATCGTAACTTCAATTGTAAGTGCTGAATTTCCTGGACGTGGCGCAACATTAGATGTTATTGCCAACTCTAAGAAAATACCTGAACTTGAGCAACTTGAAGAGTTATGGATTGCTTTACAAACTGAAATGACTCAATCGGGTAAAATTTCACAGTTTAGCGCTGAAGTAACAAGTTTAGATGGTTCAACCTCTACACAAACTGTTACACGTATTGGTACTTTTAACTTAGTATCTGCTGATGGTTTCTTAAACTACAATGATGAAGTTGGTCAAATTCAACCTTTGGCTAAACAGCCAGCGGGTTATATTTCTAGCACAGCTTCTGATTTCTTTGGTGAAACTTCTGGCTATCATCCTCTATACGTAGATCCTTCACGTGGTGGTATCTTAGCCCTTGAAACTCGTAAGAAAGTTCTTATGGAGTTCTACCATGAAGGTGGCACTGTTGGTTATGCAATCACAGTATTACTTGTTATCGGTTTCTTAATTGCTTTAGAGCGTATGATTTTCTTAACGACTATTAGCTCTCGTATTAAGACTCAAGAGAAGAATATTGAACAGCCTAATGATAACAACCCATTAGGACGTTTAATCAAGGTTTATCACGAAAACAAAAATGTTGACGCTGAAACACTTGAACTTAAACTTGATGAAGCTATTTTACGTGAAACACCGAAAATCGATCGCGGTATCAACTTAATCAAAATGTTTGCTGCTATTGCTCCATTAATGGGTCTATTAGGTACAGTAATCGGTATGATTATGACTTTCCAAACGATTACATTGTTTGGTACAGGCGACCCGAAAATAATGGCTGGTGATATCTCTCTTGCACTTGTAACAACTGCATTAGGTCTAATTTGTGCATTACCACTTATCTTAATCCACAGCGTTGTTGCGGGTAAAAGTAAGTCAGTATTGCAAAAGCTTGACGAGCAAAGCGCAGGATTAATTGCTGCCATTGCTGAGAAGGAGTCTAAATAA
- a CDS encoding DUF3450 domain-containing protein, protein MSKFSNKKSLIASTIIGALALTASNFASADALSELQKAEASTFQASKKSQQKINSIYEQTIELLGEYRLTVDEAETLSQYNDHIQLMVNDQLANIKSLEDQIAGIDKTKQGIVPLMYKMIDTLDKFVALDIPVNIENRKERVANLRDVLGASDISVSEQFRLVLEAYEIEANYGTVFAAYQGELDLGDRTITADFVHMGRVALVAQSLDMKNVWVWNNETRGWEALGDEYLKPTKDAIAMARNQLPKDLTKLPVFAAGAK, encoded by the coding sequence ATGTCCAAATTTAGCAACAAGAAAAGCCTTATCGCTTCGACGATAATTGGCGCACTAGCATTAACAGCAAGCAACTTCGCTTCTGCAGATGCATTATCAGAACTACAAAAAGCAGAAGCTAGCACTTTTCAAGCTTCTAAAAAATCACAACAAAAAATCAATAGTATTTATGAACAAACTATTGAGCTTTTAGGTGAATATCGTTTAACTGTTGATGAAGCTGAAACTTTATCTCAATACAATGATCACATTCAATTGATGGTTAATGACCAACTTGCGAATATCAAATCTTTAGAAGATCAGATCGCTGGTATTGACAAAACTAAACAAGGTATCGTTCCTCTTATGTATAAGATGATTGATACGTTAGACAAGTTTGTAGCGTTAGATATTCCTGTGAATATTGAAAACCGTAAAGAGCGCGTTGCTAACTTACGTGACGTGCTAGGCGCTTCTGATATTTCGGTATCTGAACAGTTTCGTTTAGTACTTGAAGCTTACGAAATTGAAGCAAACTACGGTACTGTTTTTGCAGCTTACCAAGGTGAGCTTGATTTAGGCGACCGTACAATTACTGCTGACTTCGTTCATATGGGCCGTGTAGCTCTAGTTGCTCAATCACTAGACATGAAAAATGTTTGGGTTTGGAACAATGAAACACGCGGTTGGGAAGCATTAGGCGATGAATACTTAAAGCCTACTAAAGATGCAATCGCTATGGCGCGTAACCAATTACCAAAAGATTTAACTAAATTACCAGTATTTGCAGCGGGAGCGAAATAA
- a CDS encoding TSUP family transporter, with protein sequence MFIDSTFNFEIWFTLCAIGFIAGLIDAIAGGGGMLTVPTLLSAGLPPHLALGTNKLAASFGSLTASVTFYRKKLFDPKFWRLSILYTAIGAVAGTFAVGFLSGDFLEKFIPIVIVITAIYTLFSKTIVTELKGLPALTFRLKITQSIQGLLLGFYDGFAGPGTGAFWTASSSALYKINILLSCGLARSTNFVSNFCSLLTFIYFGYVNFIIGISMGIFIMLGAAVGAHWAIKFGNRFIRPVFIIVVISMSANLTYHAWFTQ encoded by the coding sequence ATGTTTATAGATTCAACTTTTAATTTTGAAATTTGGTTCACTTTATGTGCCATTGGATTTATCGCAGGGCTCATTGATGCAATAGCTGGCGGTGGAGGTATGCTAACTGTTCCAACATTACTCTCGGCAGGTTTACCACCACATCTTGCTTTAGGTACCAATAAACTTGCCGCATCTTTTGGTTCGTTAACCGCTTCAGTGACTTTTTATCGTAAAAAGTTATTTGATCCCAAATTTTGGCGTTTATCTATTTTATATACGGCAATAGGTGCTGTTGCGGGCACGTTTGCTGTTGGTTTTTTATCAGGTGATTTTCTAGAAAAATTTATTCCTATTGTTATCGTTATCACTGCCATTTACACCCTGTTTTCTAAAACAATTGTCACTGAATTAAAGGGGCTACCTGCGTTAACTTTTCGTTTAAAAATCACCCAAAGTATTCAGGGTTTACTCTTAGGGTTTTACGATGGTTTCGCAGGTCCTGGAACCGGCGCGTTTTGGACCGCATCCTCAAGTGCACTTTACAAAATAAACATATTACTGAGCTGCGGATTGGCTCGATCAACTAATTTTGTCAGTAATTTTTGTAGCTTATTAACCTTTATTTATTTTGGTTATGTTAATTTTATTATCGGTATTTCGATGGGTATATTTATTATGTTAGGTGCTGCTGTGGGTGCACATTGGGCAATAAAGTTTGGTAACCGCTTTATTCGTCCTGTTTTCATCATCGTCGTTATTTCTATGTCAGCAAATTTAACTTATCATGCGTGGTTCACTCAATAA
- the priC gene encoding primosomal replication protein PriC, with product MQLAIDRITAVLDSLAEQAKIIDTENQQTKSHYLLKDKDIFSEALFATNSDKIGAYVDEVRGKTIELARLLQSGKKELSQNRLQGIEQQISSIINAIRSNKGLHQEAQYRLTAINARRYKKAAKELFKSSQALYQQLAEHHEFERRLLAMLNEREQLRQTATPAKAKKILDEVLALHQRLGRCRQAISKIEREIEVSEKPR from the coding sequence ATGCAATTAGCAATCGACAGAATTACAGCTGTTTTAGATAGTCTAGCTGAGCAGGCTAAAATTATTGATACTGAAAATCAGCAGACTAAATCACATTATCTTTTAAAAGATAAAGATATCTTTTCAGAAGCTTTATTTGCCACCAACAGTGATAAAATAGGCGCATATGTTGATGAGGTGCGTGGTAAAACTATCGAATTAGCTCGGTTATTGCAGAGTGGAAAAAAAGAACTATCACAAAATAGATTGCAAGGTATTGAGCAACAAATATCATCAATAATTAATGCAATAAGATCAAACAAAGGTCTTCATCAAGAAGCACAATACCGATTAACAGCGATAAACGCTAGGCGCTATAAAAAAGCGGCAAAAGAACTCTTTAAATCCAGTCAAGCCCTCTATCAGCAATTAGCAGAGCACCACGAGTTTGAGCGCCGCTTACTTGCTATGCTCAATGAAAGAGAACAACTTCGTCAAACTGCAACGCCCGCCAAAGCAAAGAAAATATTGGATGAAGTCCTTGCTCTTCACCAAAGGTTAGGTCGTTGTCGTCAAGCTATTTCAAAAATAGAGCGCGAAATAGAAGTTTCAGAAAAACCGCGATGA
- a CDS encoding late competence development ComFB family protein gives MRISDDIHNYYEKLVVQHFAALKLEEKYEADFIADLTCVVLNQLPTRYIRHEVDMSFYLPASERFEMENNVKVAISKAIEFMKTHNT, from the coding sequence ATGAGAATATCTGATGACATTCATAACTATTATGAAAAACTAGTCGTACAACACTTTGCCGCGCTAAAATTAGAAGAGAAATATGAAGCTGACTTTATTGCTGACCTAACCTGTGTAGTGCTCAATCAACTACCCACTCGTTATATTAGACATGAAGTTGATATGTCATTCTACTTGCCTGCTTCAGAGCGTTTTGAAATGGAAAACAATGTAAAAGTTGCGATTAGTAAGGCAATAGAGTTTATGAAAACTCATAACACTTAA
- a CDS encoding recombinase family protein: MVKIGYGRVSSQSQSFEIQVNRLKREGCEKVFTDKFSGKSSNRQGLQDMLSYVREADEIYVTKLDRLGRNTADMISIVESLTKKGVHITFLDDGISTRGSMGMMVVTILSAIATAERSRIIERCNEGREAAVERGVKMGRKPSISNAIKAEVRDMVESGTPKTEVAKFFGISRTKVYQVLAELEVIV, translated from the coding sequence ATGGTAAAAATCGGATATGGACGAGTAAGCTCGCAATCGCAATCTTTTGAGATTCAAGTTAACAGGCTTAAGCGTGAGGGTTGTGAGAAGGTGTTTACCGATAAGTTTAGTGGTAAGTCATCGAATCGCCAAGGATTGCAAGATATGCTGTCATACGTTCGTGAGGCGGATGAAATATATGTAACTAAGCTTGACCGCTTGGGGCGTAATACGGCTGATATGATTTCGATAGTGGAAAGCCTGACAAAAAAAGGTGTTCATATTACTTTTCTTGATGATGGAATATCGACTCGTGGTTCTATGGGGATGATGGTTGTTACTATATTGTCAGCAATTGCGACAGCAGAAAGGTCTCGGATTATTGAGAGATGCAATGAAGGACGCGAGGCGGCTGTCGAGCGTGGCGTAAAAATGGGAAGAAAACCTTCGATAAGTAACGCTATTAAAGCTGAAGTTAGAGATATGGTTGAGTCTGGCACACCTAAGACTGAGGTAGCTAAATTTTTCGGCATCTCCAGAACTAAGGTTTATCAGGTTTTAGCTGAGTTAGAGGTGATTGTATGA
- a CDS encoding DUF3014 domain-containing protein encodes MEDQAQKGKQTSWGIIAVIIAIVIAALVWLYMSSTTEQEVVELAPVAIVKAVTPPEPIVEPILAEEEVFPLVVTEPLVAIAPEPILPTLNESDVWLQEKLPSFTWRKELLKLVIDKDMIRRFVVFTDNFAQGNLAYAHSPLIKPNAKFLANEVNNGASSDWKWDESATRRFTLYVDLLRSFDSETLVQSYFEMKPLIDQAYAELGYPDDNFTEVLHDAITKVLDMEIPKESLDLVRPSVMFRYKDEKIEALDAADKLLLRLGKENLLVIKSVLLEINERLARERP; translated from the coding sequence ATGGAAGATCAAGCGCAAAAAGGTAAACAGACCTCTTGGGGCATTATTGCCGTTATTATTGCTATCGTGATAGCCGCCTTAGTTTGGTTATATATGTCATCGACAACCGAACAAGAAGTTGTTGAGTTAGCGCCAGTGGCCATCGTTAAGGCTGTAACTCCGCCCGAGCCTATAGTAGAGCCGATATTAGCTGAAGAAGAAGTTTTTCCTTTAGTGGTGACAGAGCCCCTTGTTGCTATTGCGCCTGAACCGATATTACCGACCTTAAATGAAAGTGATGTTTGGTTACAAGAAAAGCTACCAAGTTTTACTTGGCGTAAAGAACTGTTAAAGTTGGTCATTGATAAAGATATGATCCGCCGTTTTGTGGTATTTACTGATAATTTTGCACAAGGTAATCTTGCTTACGCTCATAGCCCGTTAATTAAACCTAATGCTAAATTTTTAGCAAATGAGGTTAACAACGGTGCAAGTAGTGATTGGAAGTGGGATGAGTCAGCAACACGACGTTTTACACTTTATGTTGATTTACTGCGTTCATTTGACAGTGAAACACTGGTGCAGTCTTACTTTGAAATGAAGCCTTTGATTGATCAAGCTTATGCAGAGCTAGGCTATCCAGACGACAACTTTACTGAAGTGTTGCATGATGCTATTACCAAGGTCTTGGATATGGAAATTCCAAAAGAATCATTAGACTTAGTTCGCCCCAGTGTGATGTTTCGCTACAAAGATGAAAAAATAGAAGCCCTTGATGCTGCCGATAAACTGTTATTACGTTTAGGTAAAGAAAACCTATTGGTGATTAAATCAGTCTTATTAGAAATTAATGAACGGTTGGCGCGCGAACGTCCATAA